TAATGAGCTGACTGATTCATTCTGatgtttagtttcattttgtgcgtctgtgtcctttttttctctttggtttttattctttttagaacattttaacAGTAAATCAAACTACAAACTACAgctggaataaataaaaatcctcaTCAGATGAGGAGAAAGACGTGCAGGTTTTTttgagctgctgcagaacaaacGAGATGTTGTCGGATTTTAGCAGCGACGGGTTCTGATGCAGATTCATGTAAAATAATTCAGCTCCGGCAGAACTCCGCTGCTCTGACGGTTCCTCCGTGAACAACCTGGAACCACTTTGGCTGCTTCTATGTGGAGCTTTCCACTAATCGACCGATCACTCACCGGCGTCGCTCTTCTGCTCCGTCGTCTCGTCTCCGTTGGGCTTCATCGGCTCGTCGTCCTCGTCGTTCCTCTCTAGATCGATGTTGtcctcgtcctcctcgtcctcgCTCCGGTTCCGGGGCGTCCAGGTCATCTTGTTCTCCTTCTTCAGCCGCCTCCGGGCGTTGGCGAACCACGTGGACACCTGCGTCAGGGTCATCTTGGTGATGATGGCCAGCATGATCTTCTCCCCTTTGGTGGGGTACGGGTTCTTGCGGTGCTCGTTCAGCCAGGCCTTGAGCGTCGCCGTGGCGTCCCGGGTGGCGTTTTTCCTGTAGGTGGGGTCTCCGTACGGGTAAGGCCCCAGGGCCCCGAACGGGTGGTAGTCCAAGGATCCGGAGATGCCCGAGGAGGGATCGTAACCCGGACtctggaacaacaacaacaaaagacattaaaatctgcagcttctggctcctgtttgtgtttttctcttttaattgCATCTCTCTGCCTTCGTCTGCTGCAGATTTAGCGTCTCCGTCGCTGCCGAAGCTGCTTTCTCTATTTCTTGGCAGCTCTCCTCGGCAAAAGCTATAATCTGAATGGGACTACCGAGCCCGAATAAAGGTTAAATCACAGCAAATGCACAAACAAAATCTaatttgcacacaaaaaaacaggccaaagtCAGCTCCTTTAAATCAAGCCATCAGGACATTTCAGATTAAAACACACGTTAACACGCAGAAACAACTTAATAGATGTTGAGGGTTTTAAATCTGCTGAAGTATAAATAAAGATGTGAGTTTAAGGCTGCAAGTGCAGAGATTTTACGACACATTTAAAGAGTTCCTgcacaaaaatctgaataaaaagaacagaagaagaaaatagaaTGAAGTTGCGGTCAGATGATTTtaggaagaaagaaaacaatgcttttaatttgaaatgttattttttttaaatccagctttaaaaaatgtgagattatttgaaaatgttccagaaaaagatgtaaaatttcaAGAGCTAAAGAAGAAAATAAGCAGAAGTTTCTGTCAGATTATTTGAGAGGAAAGAAATgaatagttttaatttaaaatgtgattttttttgtctttagcttcatagaaaaactaaaacatcAAATTATTCGCAAACATTCCAGAACaaatgaggagaaaataaacacgGAAGTTGATGTCAAacgatttaaaataaaactgttttaatttgaaatgcgatttttaaaatatctccAGCTtcgtaaaaatgtaaatattaactAACAATCCAgaaaaaatgtggataaaataaTTTAGGTCATGAAGTCAAAACATTCTAAATTTAGATTTGACTCTAAATGGAGTTGGGTGAGAAATAAAATGTCTCCAAATCCTTTTTACGCACAAGATCTCTccgttttctttccttttacgCACCGAAAGTGACCCCTGAGTTTAACCACaatccagaaccagaacctcaaCCCGCTCCGGCTCCGGTTCCGAAACTCACCACAAACGAGTTGAGCGTGGCGGCGGCCCGCGGCTCTCCGCCGTAAGGCAGGTGCGAGTTGAATCCGGGAGAACTCGCCGATCCCGAGTACGGAGCGAAGGCGGAGCCCGAAGAGGACCGTCCGAGCTCCTCCGTCCGCGGCCCCAGGATCACCCCGGAGCCGAAGGACGGGCAGGCAGAGTGCAGAGCCAGAGACACGGACGGCTGGAAGAGGAAACCCTGAGGATAAGCCATGGCGGGGCTTGGCGCGCTCGGAGCCGGACTTTTACGCACGGACGAAGTCACATCGGAGAGCGGACGGCGGGacggagggaggaagaggaggagaagaggagcgGCTGAGGAAGCGGAGGAGCATCCAGGAGCATCGCAGGTTCACTTTTAGCGGCTTTCTGCTGCGAGTTTTCCGCTCCGGCTGCTGCGGAACTGAACTGCACTGAAGCCGCAGACAGactgaagagagagagacggagggaggagagagaggagaggctgagCTCCACCTCCAGCAGCGCTTCACCACCAGCACGGATTATCACACATgtactgcagaaaaacacagaagtaCCAGCAAAAGTACTGCATGTAAACACACGAGTAACAGTACTGCAGTATCCTCAGATACATGGGCTTAAAGTGAAAGTAAATCCCTGCAGCGACTTAATGTTGTccgtaatttaaactcaaatttgtTCTTTTCAGTATTTAAATGCTGTGTGTTCAACCGCAGTGCAAAATattaataagaataaaaagttttgctgttGAATGAACCAGTTTCCTAAAAGTGTGTTTGGACAAACttaattaaatcatatttaataATTCCTACCACTTACCTACAAGCAGTCACAagataaaaagcaaacaaaaataataatttatcaatttttaagagtttttaaagttgcaaactttatttttaaagtttgttagttgtttggttgttgCATGGACTTGATATTGTAATTTCAACTTTTCAAAGTTTTAATCAACTTAAAAGCTTGCTTCTAATTATGATAATTAAGAATATGACACTTTAAATAATGTTGACATACTTGTTGGAACAACTTGATTTTTACGTGTTATCATGTTTTTGCTACTCTTATGTGttaacattcatttttttcacacCATTCATGTGTGTTCGTGTCCatgttttggtcacttttgtttgttaaaaaacaaattttagACACTTTTGTGCAccaatattcaggttttttagACTTTTGTACTTTAATATACAAGTTTTCGGTCCTTTTGTGCATAAATATGCCAGTTCCAAcacttttgtgtgttaaaaTCCAAGTTTTAGATTGCTTTATGTGTTAGTATCCAGGTATTTGACACTTTCGAGCTTCATTATCCAGATTATTGAGACTTTTgtgctttaatatccaggttatttGTCCCTTTGTTTGTaaacatgcagattttttttttgcacttttgtgcattaatatgcAGATTATTGACACTTCTGCATGTTACTAAGTGTTTGACACTTCTGTGCACTAATATCCaagtttttgttacttttctgCATTGATATCCAggttattgttacttttgtacattaataacCAGGTTTTTGACAAGTTTGTGTATTAATATCCatactttagacatttttgtgCACTAATATGCAGGTGTTTAGCAGTCATGTTtattaacatccaggtttttgacTCATTAGTGAATTGATAAACAGGTTTTGTTACTTTTGTACTTTATTATCAAGGttattggtcattttgtgcataaaTACTCCACTTTCAACACTTTTTTGTGTTAGTATTtaggtttttgatgtttttgtgtgttaacatTTTGGTATAGAATACTTTGTatgttaatatccagattttcaatacttctctgcattaatatccagataattgttaattttgtttcgcaattttgcaagtttttggcacttttctgcattaatatccaagtttttggtacttttgtacacTAATATCCAAGTTTTAGACACTTTTGTGCACTAATATGAAAGTTTTTGGCAGTTTTGTACATTATCGTCCAGGTTTTTGACATGTTTGTCCATTAACATTCACATTTCAGGCATTTGTATAAGCTAATATACAgatttttggcagttttgtgCATTAACATTCAGGTTTTTGACCTGTTTGTGTATTGATAGCCAAGTTATTGCTCCTTCTATGCACCAATATCCATGTTACTGACTTCCCATGCAtttaaatccatgtttttgtcacttttgtgcaTCGCTCTCCAGGAAACACTCCAGTTCTCAGCTGTGTACTCTATTATCTGTGTACAGGTGGAGGTGATGCGGTCGGCTGAGGTCGTAGTTTAAAGGTGTGAGTGTTTAATCTCATGCAGCCTCCGTCTAATCCCATTTGTGGATCCTATAATTAGCAGAGCAGTGGCTGACTGCAGACTTTCCTCTCAGCAGGAGCAGAGTGAAAGTTTCCTGAGTGCCGGTCAGAGGAAACACCGGAGCCTGAACGTATGACTGCTGTGTTCATGGAGGAACCAACGTCTGGACTCTCCTCCAGATGAACCGACCGACGGGCTGATTCCAGGACGAGGCCGAGCTGCAGGGATTCCAGGTGAGAGCAGAGAGCGGCGACCTTCAGGTGTCGGGTCGCTGTCGTCAGCTTCACTGATTAATTGCTGTTGATGGTAATTACTAAACTGTCCAGCAGCTATTTAGGATGACATGCCGGAAACATGCAGCAGATCTCAGAGGAAGCAGAGctctggttttgttgttttgtctgactggGTTTGGAAATACAAATCCCATGATGCTTTGAGGTCCTATGGACAGGAAGTATTATGTTGCTGGCGAATCTGTGCATACATGAcatactttttctgttttgtggtgTCCTTACATACAATTACTATTGCATGCCATATCATACAATTGAAACAGTTTCTAAATACTGAGCCTTAAACTCTTGGCGTCTGTGATAAGATGTAATCTGTTTGCTTTCAGCTTTTAGTCCACTACCAGAATAGGACATGATTCTAAGTTCAACTGACTGATAATAACTGCATCCTTTCTAAATTTAGCAGTCGAGTATTTTCTTCTTATAAACAACCCAAAGCAAACACTTTAGAAAGATAATATTGAATATGCAGAcctcaaagtagaaactcaaagcaacaaaagtgaTCTTAAGCTAAAATGACTCCATCTGTGGTTTCCAATCAGCCTAACTGCGTGAACGTTATTAAAATATGAGCCATGAACGGCacaactttctcagttttggatcGATCGGTTGTGTCTGCACCGCATTTTATATGTAGGTCTCTAAGATggattttaaaaatcttttaaatgcattttttgaatgaaaaacgTGTGAATCATCCTCATTGAACCATAATCTGTGAGACGTAAAGAGCATCAATGCTCTGAATATTGATAGAAATGGTTGGTAGTGGAGTTAGTGATGAAATATAAACGGTGtgtattgtgatttttttttaacaggtcATTAGAtttcacagaagtctttgtcatggtgcccctttcaATGCTAAAccactattaaaaaaaacctaaaccTCTAGTTAAGGAAACATAATATTTTGGcattcagacaaaaacagacaaatagatGTTTCATTCACTGTTTTCACACTAAAAACAATTCATTAATTGAGACGATAattgacaaattaaaaaaataaatcaacattgGTGTGAAAACAAGGATTGTCTGCACATGTTAGTTCATCTCAGTCACACAGGTGTCGcaaatttgattaattaaaaaaaaaattaagcagcATTACTGACTAagaatgtattattttttatataaattgAGCACCTCAGTATGAAGCACAAAATTTCAGTTGGTTTATGTTATGTGTGCTGGCCAGGAGGTCATT
This window of the Acanthochromis polyacanthus isolate Apoly-LR-REF ecotype Palm Island chromosome 8, KAUST_Apoly_ChrSc, whole genome shotgun sequence genome carries:
- the irx5b gene encoding iroquois-class homeodomain protein IRX-5b, which encodes MAYPQGFLFQPSVSLALHSACPSFGSGVILGPRTEELGRSSSGSAFAPYSGSASSPGFNSHLPYGGEPRAAATLNSFVSPGYDPSSGISGSLDYHPFGALGPYPYGDPTYRKNATRDATATLKAWLNEHRKNPYPTKGEKIMLAIITKMTLTQVSTWFANARRRLKKENKMTWTPRNRSEDEEDEDNIDLERNDEDDEPMKPNGDETTEQKSDAVGRRSSDSCALMFRDDSGSDTDRGFTDPDFKDSGDRRLGLPTGPASTPGAPPLGTAQGPLRASEPDLTSSSSPSSKEPCGATQNLNPTPKPKLWSLAEIATSSDKTKGCSDSAPGGGSGPQQGPVPRTSFPHSPALPRHLYYGAPFLPGYSGYGPLGPLSGSGPHLNGLQQTVLQRAEAAVRDCRLRSQNQLELHELKRGMTNV